A stretch of DNA from Ptychodera flava strain L36383 unplaced genomic scaffold, AS_Pfla_20210202 Scaffold_31__1_contigs__length_3010019_pilon, whole genome shotgun sequence:
TATGCATATGAAAGCGCTGTTGATATGACGAGTAACCACACCGAGCTTttgagtaaaataaaaaatgctatTAATAAATATTCCCCGTACACTGAGAAGGCTGCAGCATTGAGAAAAATGCTGAAGGTTAAGGCGAAGAAACTATCAGACGATGTGAAAAAGATGTTGATGAATTTTATAAGTCAGCATGAAGATTTCAAACTTGTCAACCCAGGGGAAGAAGCACCTGAGAGACCAGGTAGGCATTTTTTAAAGATCGACGATGGTCTCCTTACttcacactgcatgaaaacgcaataatacagataaattcacattaatgagttgcctgtattatagaataatacacgtgaattcacatgaatccacatgaatacaggctttctgaatacaagcaatggattattaactgtattcacctgtatatgcactgttcagctaaaatacaggcaataattcatgctaatacagtaagtattatagcgtTTTTTATGCAGTGTCAGAAGCggcatcaaattttgaaatcacatgTGTGATGTCAGGTGTATGAAACACGTCATTTTTTAAACGAGTATTTCCCTTGGCTAATTTTAGAAGGGCATCCCGGTATTCTATGTCCCCTAGGTATATGTACCTACTTCAAAGTGGGTTTACATTATGTTCCTGTGTTTCTCTGCCACTCTCCGGTTTGGCTATCTCGTTATCCAATTACATCGGAGCTCTATTAAAAAGTGTCCCATAGTCGTCCAATATACATACATTGCTACTCAAAAAACGTCCTTTCGCAGTGTTTTGCAACATATCCCTCAAACCGGACAGTGGTGCGTAATGTTGCCTTGGTtaacaaaagaaaacataatGATGAATCCTAATTTGTAGGTCAGAATTCTTAGAGGGTCACAGCCATAAGCAGTATATTACTCCCACTCCCGGTCATTCAATTGATGAACCAGCGACCAAAAAGCGAAAGCTGCAAAGTGGTATGTGTATCTCAGAAAGGCAATTTCTTTGATACTCGACTGACCACATAACGCTTTCATCGCTTTGCTTTCACCCGACTTTTATAATGCCCCATGCCATTAACTGTATTTTGCATCTACATACACAAAAAGCACTACAGACTTATGAGAGAGTTTTGCTTGCCGTTATTAAGCCACGTTGTGTTTGAAAATGTAGACCCGTTCCGGATTTATAAATCACTTTTCATCATTGTTTAAGGAACTTGCTGTGGACGATATGTAAAAGCTTCACAAGCATAGCATAGGGAGTCTTGTTTTTGATCTGTAAAATAGGAACCTTCCTCATGATCTTAGTTATTATTTACAGTTGATTGAACATGGCAGATAAACAACATTCAAATTTAGCGAATGtttgaacgaacgaacgaataaatgaacgaacgaacgactGGATGAATACATGATCTTTGGTGCTGGTTTAGGGCGATGGAATTCACGCGCTTTTACACAAATGTATAACGCGAAGTCATTTTAGGGCCGAAACTAGAAAATTATGAAGTTAATAAAACGCAGGCTGTGCGTTCGTTGCCAGTGTTTTAGCAAAGTTCTGTCGTCACTCTTTATTAATCATTATTACATAAGATACATTAGGCTCCAAACCACCCTGTCGAAAGAATTACAATAAGACACAGATAATGGGgctaatatatgcaaatatttccctTGAAAATGTAACACATTATGAGGTTGGCATTCCTATTTTCCACGAAATTAAGTTGGAATCCCTATTTTTGAACGAGTTTCAACGGTTCCTTTATAATTGTACTATTTATCGTCAGACAAATGTACACGAGGCGAAGAGCAAATAGAAGTCATCCAAATCCTACAAGTGACACGGAATCTGAGGAAAAATCAGGTATGTACTAATCGACATTCTAATTATAAACAAGATGCAATTTCATTAAACTTCAATTACTTCATAAGGATTACTGTGTGTATAGATATATTGAACAAATCAACTGACAGAGTGTTTACTTCTTTTTTTAAAGTACATGTTActgaacattcacaggtcttaACTTACCTGGAGAGCGCTCGGAAGAATCGAATATTAATCCAAGTCCAACATCGCCAAGTGATTCAGAAGCCCAGAGGCCGGGACTTGGAGGCGGTATGTAAACTCAGATttatgtaatattatatttatgATTATATGAATATCAACTTTTGTTTTAAGCGACATCTTCTTACATTGCAATTGTTTCACGTAAAATTACAGTGCAACATATGCAATTGTTTGTAGCTCTCAAGAGTTACAAGTATACAGCGAATTGCTTCACAACCACTGATAAATTATTAGACGCATTGAAGGGTTTGCTGAATGCATGGGACTAAAGCGTGGTATACTATCAGTGATCCTTGTAATTCGTGAATTCAAATGCACGATAGAATTTATAAATACTCTCGCCATATCATTTGACTCGCATGTTTGGAAATCTTTTACACCAGAAGATCTCCTAGCCTGGGTTGACGGTTGGAATTTGACATGAACCCTTTCACTAGCCTGGAAATATTATCTAGATACGTTTGCCGCAATTCCCATCAATAATCACAGCTTTTTTGGCTGAATATATCTTCAGGTCAAATGTCTCCTGAGGACGATAAAAACGGATCAAACTCACAATCTGAGCAAGAAGGAACGGTAGGAAAAAAGCGAAAACTTAAAAAAGGTCAGTACATTTACATCTTGTGTGAAATATGTTTAGTAAGACTGACACATTGTCTGTTGCATGGAAATCTATGAAAACTGAGCACACAACTTTTTTTCAAATCGATGtgtaaaacatcaaatgtatAGCGTGTTTACTTTGCAAAATGTAATTCCGTGTTCTTTGGACACTTTGACTGACATCGACTAACCGAAAGGACTACTGTTCGTTCACACTCATCCTTGACCCTAACACAACATGATGTCATTGCTGGcataaacaaatgaaactaGCAATGTCTTACGGATCCAGTACCAGGCAGACTTCTGGCAATGGTACTGGTATCTATTATATTTGTTTAATTCAATATTTAGATTGTGGTCCAATCTGTCTTATTTAGGTGATGATCCACAGAAAGACAAGCAGGGGAATGGATCAAGTACAAACAACGGCAGTAATGGTAATGGAAACCATTCCAATCCTGATGATACAAATCAAAATACACAAGGTAGATATCAATATTCCCTATGAAATGCCTCTAATCCCGACCCATCGATGTATTTGTGAGTATTAATACGCCTTCACCTTCATCTGTTCGTGTGCAAGGAATAAAGCTCAAAACTTGGATTATTTAAATGCCACTGTAAAAACTAAATTGGTCAAATCGCGGAAAGATAAAATTTCCTTTGCCTGAAGTCAAATTTCTAGTTACTTACAATTCCTTTCTGTTACCATTTTCTTGACATTACTGTATTAGTTGGAGCGATTAAATGGTTGAAAATGATAATCTCTAGTTTTTTTATCGAAAGTCATCAAATTGTACTGTtgttattactattattatactaaTTTCAATATCCAATGAGCTTAAGATCGAAATTTTAGTTTTGCCGTGTCTGCTGATGATGGCATTTCTGTCGACATTGCTGCAAAGTGCAAATAGACATCGTGCCGTCtagttttcaaatacaaaatacatattCATGATTTTTGGCAGGTAACATGCGTGTCGATTGCGTCAGCGTGCGTGTCAGTGGTGGTGTGCCCGAGAACGACAGATCAATGGTTGACATAGAGGATGATCTATTCAGACATGAACGCACTGACACAAATGCTCAGCAGTTCATGAATGGAGTTACCTCGATTCATCAAGACCTTTCTGCAGAAAGCATTGAAAAAGGGAGTCTGAACTTCATCATACGATGTGGTTCTTCAGATGCAGCTGACGCGTTGTGGAATGCCTACAGCAGTGGACGGTTAGATGGAATGGCGGATAAAACTTTTCTATCCATACCTATTCTGGATGACATTGGTGCCAGGATGCTGTCTTTGGAAACTTTTGTAGATTATCAGGAATACTTACAGTGTAAGGAAGAGATCACACGCAGAGGTATGTGACGGTGAATTTCATTCATgtcttgtaaattttacattttcaatgttATGCACTTCAGTTTATAAATCCAGAGGTCGGCTATGTTTCCCAAACATCAACGTTGCATTCGCACGAAAAgttacaaatatacaaatcaaagaacccAAAATCAAAGAAAAGGCATTAATGTGATCATTGTCATTCAATCTTCACGGATCACTCGTAGAATCGTTGTAGATTCTACTCTGCTTACAAATTCTCTTTGATCAGATATAAACAGCCGTGTATCTTCAGAAGGTGCCAAATCTGCGGAAGATTTGTGTGACGTTGAGCTGGTAAGCATAATGAATATGGAAGCTGAGACGCAGGCGAAAGAGCAAAACATCAAAATCGAATGGAAGCGGATCGAAGTGAAGACAAAGACCAAGGACAAACTGCAATCGACAGTCTCCGGGGACAGTCAACCTTCAGCGAAAGTGAGAAAACCTGTATGGATGACTGGGTGATGCTGAAAAGAAGAATGCAACAATCTACTGACAAGTTGGTCCTCCAAGAAGACggggaaaaattgaaacaacaAACGAAGATGCTGACATGCGATGTGTTATCGATGAAATATATCACTACAGGAAAGATTGAAGAACTTGAGAAGATGAGATTATCTCACGACCGAATAATGAAAGGTTAGTGTGTAATCATGTTAGAAGGAGGCGTAAATTTGCTAGATAGTATACtcatatatttttcaatacTGTCTTCATAATACATCAGAGATTATCCGTGATAACCTCATACTCATCCTGTCAATTTTCTCTTGAATGAAGAAACTCATTCTGATGTAAGAATTACAAAAGCCACAAGTGTTTTACATGGCATTAATTTGTGCAGATTTTACCAAAACTGTTCCTACAACttttaaggcgataccgaaggattcaagtaTGTGGGCAACCGTTGCTAAGGAAAATTTGTTAAATCCACGAAAATATGACTTTTTGTGTAGTTACTGCAAGATGCAAAACAATGGCACCAAATTCGAGCATACGCATGGTTGTTAGTCATGAAACGCGTGACGTCATAGTATGCAGATTAGCAcagcatatttttgaaaatatttagctACTCTAAATTTGCTCAAAATCTCCTGAAATTTTACGTAGTGATACTTGACTATTTTGATCCTATTCTCGCcatatcacaaaaaatatttagaaTTTTCTAAAATGCTTAGCCTTATGTACCTTGGTGGTGTCTATAATTTTGCCGAAATTTTCACTTGCAGTAGTGCGCATTTGGAACACTGCCAGCCTTATCAATCGCGCGCATCACGCCcattgaatccttcggtatcacctaaaatgtaaacaaatcacattataacacacctcatccgcagtctgtgttctaattcgccaattgatagtcacgtgggatgcgttctttttgtgctgatccacgtaaacgacgtcatcaggcatcatttgtcggaactgttgcctgccaggcatcagttccgaaaaataatgcccgctgacgtcaataaaacattggcgcatgcgcgaactggaatgtagacaaagatgtcgtctgcggtcgagcgaaacgatagttgagaaatttctcggtttatcctactttctgaagaagaactgaatgctctggttt
This window harbors:
- the LOC139127429 gene encoding uncharacterized protein — protein: MVCSFSMVTSIPATAIREDVFPDASFYLVNPYKLDTPLTILGYDEYRYKIWKEYAIDSSKDAKAVFSIGSEIFDHFDDYYQRVDEVIKHFSLMLTPDDDLFDLKRSTKIPDSGKFQILMFVDEVDIEKLSSKSVLVRAMNNVAKSFHGVGKEPPKWVIVSIPKGREDVVKKKILKLKSHSHLKITFKSFEVSEAINLLQESHLLIVPPSSNNSVKLSLSAIAIGIPLLVPQYSSSQKAIDEYLPDLYAYESAVDMTSNHTELLSKIKNAINKYSPYTEKAAALRKMLKVKAKKLSDDVKKMLMNFISQHEDFKLVNPGEEAPERPGLNLPGERSEESNINPSPTSPSDSEAQRPGLGGGQMSPEDDKNGSNSQSEQEGTVGKKRKLKKGDDPQKDKQGNGSSTNNGSNGNGNHSNPDDTNQNTQGNMRVDCVSVRVSGGVPENDRSMVDIEDDLFRHERTDTNAQQFMNGVTSIHQDLSAESIEKGSLNFIIRCGSSDAADALWNAYSSGRLDGMADKTFLSIPILDDIGARMLSLETFVDYQEYLQCKEEITRRDINSRVSSEGAKSAEDLCDVELVSIMNMEAETQAKEQNIKIEWKRIEVKTKTKDKLQSTVSGDSQPSAKVRKPVWMTG